The Camelina sativa cultivar DH55 chromosome 14, Cs, whole genome shotgun sequence genome includes a window with the following:
- the LOC104741070 gene encoding extensin-2-like isoform X3 — protein sequence MVSSSGMGRSAHLVYALGFAIMATMVAASYEPYVYSSPPPPVYNTPAPKVDYKSPPPPYVYSSPPPPPTYSPSPKVDYKSPPPPYIYSSPPPPPYVYSSPPPPPYYSPSPKVDYKSPPPPYVYNSPPPPYYSPSPKVNYKSPPPPYVYSSPPPTYYSPSPKVEYKSPPPPYVYSSPPPPYYSPAPKVAYKSPPPPYVYSSPPPPYYSPAPKVAYKSPPPPYVYSSPPPPYYSPAPKVAYKSPPPPYVYSSPPPPYYSPAPKVAYKSPPPPYVYSSPPPPYYSPAPKVAYKSPPPPYVYSSPPPPYYSPAPKVAYKSPPPPYVYSSPPPPYYSPAPKVAYKSPPPPYVYSSPPPPYYSPAPKVAYKSPPPPYVYSSPPPPYYSPAPKVAYKSPPPPYVYSSPPPPYYSPAPKVAYKSPPPPYVYSSPPPPYYSPAPKVAYKSPPPPYVYSSPPPPYYSPAPKVAYKSPPPPYVYSSPPPPYYSPAPKVAYKSPPPPYVYSSPPPPYYSPAPKVAYKSPPPPYVYSSPPPPYYSPAPKVAYKSPPPPYVYSSPPPPYYSPAPKVAYKSPPPPYVYSSPPPPYYSPAPKVAYKSPPPPYVYSSPPPPYYSPAPKVAYKSPPPPYVYSSPPPPYYSPAPKVAYKSPPPPYVYSSPPPPYYSPAPKVAYKSPPPPYVYSSPPPPYYSPAPKVAYKSPPPPYVYSSPPPPYYSPAPKVAYKSPPPPYVYSSPPPPYYSPAPKVVYKSPPPPYVYSSPPPPYYSPAPKVAYKSPPPPYVYSSPPPPYYSPAPKVSYKSPPPPYIYSSPPPPYYSPAPKVAYKSPPPPYVYSSPPPPYYSPAPKIEYKSPPPPYIYSSPPPPYYSPAPKVEYKSPPPPYVYNSPPPPAYYSPSPKVEYKSPPLPYVYQSPPPPSYSPSPKVEYTSPPPPSYY from the exons ATGGTATCTTCTTCCGGGATGGGGCGCTCAGCCCATCTCGTATATGCTCTTGGTTTTGCTATCATGGCAACAATGGTTGCTGCTTCATATGAGCCCTACGTGTATAGCTCTCCCCCACCACCAGTGTACAATACTCCTGCACCAAAGGTCGATTATAAGTCTCCCCCACCTCCATACGTGTATAGTTCCCCACCACCTCCACCAACATATTCACCATCgcctaaggtagactacaagtctccaccaccgccatacatttacagttctccaccaccacctccttatGTCTAtagttctccaccaccaccaccatactactcaccGTCACCTAAAGTAGATTACAAATCTCCACCACCCCCATATGTTTATAACTCACCACCCCCACCATACTACTCACCCTCACCTAAAGTAAATtacaaatctccaccaccaccatacgtctacagctccccaccCCCAACATACTACTCACCCTCACCTAAAGTAGAAtacaaatctccaccaccaccgtacgtctacagttccccaccaccaccatactactcaccAGCTCCTAAGGTCGCAtacaaatctccaccaccaccgtacgtctacagttccccaccaccaccatactactcaccAGCTCCTAAGGTAGCATACAAatccccaccaccaccgtatGTCTACAGttcgccaccaccaccatactactcaccAGCTCCTAAGGTCGCAtacaaatctccaccaccaccgtacgtctacagttccccaccaccaccatactactctccagcccctaaggtcgcatacaaatctccaccaccaccgtacgtctacagttccccaccaccaccatactactctccagcccctaaggtcgcatacaaatctccaccaccaccgtacgtctacagttccccaccaccaccatactactctccagcccctaaggtcgcatacaaatctccaccaccaccgtacgtctacagttccccaccaccaccatactactctccagcccctaaggtcgcatacaaatctccaccaccaccgtacgtctacagttccccaccaccaccatactactctccagcccctaaggtcgcatacaaatctccaccaccaccgtacgtctacagttccccaccaccaccatactactctccagcccctaaggtcgcatacaaatctccaccaccaccgtacgtctacagttccccaccaccaccatactactctccagcccctaaggtcgcatacaaatctccaccaccaccgtacgtctacagttccccaccaccaccatactactctccagcccctaaggtcgcatacaaatctccaccaccaccgtacgtctacagttccccaccaccaccatactactctccagcccctaaggtcgcatacaaatctccaccaccaccgtacgtctacagttccccaccaccaccatactactctccagcccctaaggtcgcatacaaatctccaccaccaccgtacgtctacagttccccaccaccaccatactactctccagcccctaaggtcgcatacaaatctccaccaccaccgtacgtctacagttccccaccaccaccatactactctccagcccctaaggtcgcatacaaatctccaccaccaccgtacgtctacagttccccaccaccaccatactactctccagcccctaaggtcgcatacaaatctccaccaccaccgtacgtctacagttccccaccaccaccatactactctccagcccctaaggtcgcatacaaatctccaccaccaccgtacgtctacagttccccaccaccaccatactactctccagcccctaaggtcgcatacaaatctccaccaccaccgtacgtctacagttccccaccaccaccatactactctccagcccctaaggtcgcatacaaatctccaccaccaccgtacgtctacagttccccaccaccaccatactactctccagcccctaaggtcgcatacaaatctccaccaccaccgtacgtctacagttccccaccaccaccatactactctccagcccctaag GTCGCAtacaaatctccaccaccaccgtacgtcTACAGCTCGCCACCACCACCTTACTACTCTCCAGCCCCTAAGGTCGCATACAAatccccaccaccaccgtacgtctacagctcgccaccaccaccatactactctccagcccCTAAGGTCGTATACAaatccccaccaccaccatacgtctacagctcgccaccaccaccatactactctccagcccCTAAGGTCGCATACAAatccccaccaccaccgtacgtctacagctcgccaccaccaccatactactctccagcccCTAAGGTCTCATACAAatccccaccaccaccgtacatctacagttctccaccaccaccatactactcaccTGCCCCTAAGGTTGCAtacaaatctccaccaccaccgtatgtctacagctccccaccaccaccatactactctccagctcCAAAGATCGAGTACAAatccccaccaccaccgtatATCTACAGCTCCCCCCCACCACCATATTACTCTCCAGCTCCAAAAGTTGAGTACAAGTCTCCCccaccaccatatgtttacaaCTCTCCACCTCCTCCAGCGTATTACTCTCCATCTCCAAAGGTTGAGTACAAATCTCCTCCACTTCCGTATGTCTACCAATCTCCCCCACCTCCATCATACTCTCCTTCTCCAAAGGTTGAATACACTTCCCCTCCCCCACCATCATATTACTAA
- the LOC104741070 gene encoding extensin-2-like isoform X5 — protein MVSSSGMGRSAHLVYALGFAIMATMVAASYEPYVYSSPPPPVYNTPAPKVDYKSPPPPYVYSSPPPPPTYSPSPKVDYKSPPPPYIYSSPPPPPYVYSSPPPPPYYSPSPKVDYKSPPPPYVYNSPPPPYYSPSPKVNYKSPPPPYVYSSPPPTYYSPSPKVEYKSPPPPYVYSSPPPPYYSPAPKVAYKSPPPPYVYSSPPPPYYSPAPKVAYKSPPPPYVYSSPPPPYYSPAPKVAYKSPPPPYVYSSPPPPYYSPAPKVAYKSPPPPYVYSSPPPPYYSPAPKVAYKSPPPPYVYSSPPPPYYSPAPKVAYKSPPPPYVYSSPPPPYYSPAPKVAYKSPPPPYVYSSPPPPYYSPAPKVAYKSPPPPYVYSSPPPPYYSPAPKVAYKSPPPPYVYSSPPPPYYSPAPKVAYKSPPPPYVYSSPPPPYYSPAPKVAYKSPPPPYVYSSPPPPYYSPAPKVAYKSPPPPYVYSSPPPPYYSPAPKVAYKSPPPPYVYSSPPPPYYSPAPKVAYKSPPPPYVYSSPPPPYYSPAPKVAYKSPPPPYVYSSPPPPYYSPAPKVAYKSPPPPYVYSSPPPPYYSPAPKVAYKSPPPPYVYSSPPPPYYSPAPKVAYKSPPPPYVYSSPPPPYYSPAPKVAYKSPPPPYVYSSPPPPYYSPAPKVAYKSPPPPSPPPPYYSPAPKVAYTSPPHPHVCVCPPPPPCYYSPAPKVTYKSPPPPYVYISPPPPYYSPAPKVAYKSPPPPSYYSPSPKVEYKSPPLPYVYQSPPPPSYSPSPKVEYTSPPPPSYY, from the exons ATGGTATCTTCTTCCGGGATGGGGCGCTCAGCCCATCTCGTATATGCTCTTGGTTTTGCTATCATGGCAACAATGGTTGCTGCTTCATATGAGCCCTACGTGTATAGCTCTCCCCCACCACCAGTGTACAATACTCCTGCACCAAAGGTCGATTATAAGTCTCCCCCACCTCCATACGTGTATAGTTCCCCACCACCTCCACCAACATATTCACCATCgcctaaggtagactacaagtctccaccaccgccatacatttacagttctccaccaccacctccttatGTCTAtagttctccaccaccaccaccatactactcaccGTCACCTAAAGTAGATTACAAATCTCCACCACCCCCATATGTTTATAACTCACCACCCCCACCATACTACTCACCCTCACCTAAAGTAAATtacaaatctccaccaccaccatacgtctacagctccccaccCCCAACATACTACTCACCCTCACCTAAAGTAGAAtacaaatctccaccaccaccgtacgtctacagttccccaccaccaccatactactcaccAGCTCCTAAGGTCGCAtacaaatctccaccaccaccgtacgtctacagttccccaccaccaccatactactcaccAGCTCCTAAGGTAGCATACAAatccccaccaccaccgtatGTCTACAGttcgccaccaccaccatactactcaccAGCTCCTAAGGTCGCAtacaaatctccaccaccaccgtacgtctacagttccccaccaccaccatactactctccagcccctaaggtcgcatacaaatctccaccaccaccgtacgtctacagttccccaccaccaccatactactctccagcccctaaggtcgcatacaaatctccaccaccaccgtacgtctacagttccccaccaccaccatactactctccagcccctaaggtcgcatacaaatctccaccaccaccgtacgtctacagttccccaccaccaccatactactctccagcccctaaggtcgcatacaaatctccaccaccaccgtacgtctacagttccccaccaccaccatactactctccagcccctaaggtcgcatacaaatctccaccaccaccgtacgtctacagttccccaccaccaccatactactctccagcccctaaggtcgcatacaaatctccaccaccaccgtacgtctacagttccccaccaccaccatactactctccagcccctaaggtcgcatacaaatctccaccaccaccgtacgtctacagttccccaccaccaccatactactctccagcccctaaggtcgcatacaaatctccaccaccaccgtacgtctacagttccccaccaccaccatactactctccagcccctaaggtcgcatacaaatctccaccaccaccgtacgtctacagttccccaccaccaccatactactctccagcccctaaggtcgcatacaaatctccaccaccaccgtacgtctacagttccccaccaccaccatactactctccagcccctaaggtcgcatacaaatctccaccaccaccgtacgtctacagttccccaccaccaccatactactctccagcccctaaggtcgcatacaaatctccaccaccaccgtacgtctacagttccccaccaccaccatactactctccagcccctaaggtcgcatacaaatctccaccaccaccgtacgtctacagttccccaccaccaccatactactctccagcccctaaggtcgcatacaaatctccaccaccaccgtacgtctacagttccccaccaccaccatactactctccagcccctaaggtcgcatacaaatctccaccaccaccgtacgtctacagttccccaccaccaccatactactctccagcccctaaggtcgcatacaaatctccaccaccaccgtacgtctacagttccccaccaccaccatactactctccagcccctaaggtcgcatacaaatctccaccaccacc ctccccaccaccaccatactactctccagcccCTAAGGTCGCATACACATCCCCACCACACCCACATGTATGTGTTtgtccaccacctcctccatgCTATTACTCACCTGCTCCTAAGGTCACATACAaatccccaccaccaccatacgtATACatctccccaccaccaccatactactctccagctcCTAAGGTCGCAtacaaatctccaccaccaccgt CGTATTACTCTCCATCTCCAAAGGTTGAGTACAAATCTCCTCCACTTCCGTATGTCTACCAATCTCCCCCACCTCCATCATACTCTCCTTCTCCAAAGGTTGAATACACTTCCCCTCCCCCACCATCATATTACTAA
- the LOC104741070 gene encoding extensin-2-like isoform X6 yields the protein MVSSSGMGRSAHLVYALGFAIMATMVAASYEPYVYSSPPPPVYNTPAPKVDYKSPPPPYVYSSPPPPPTYSPSPKVAYKSPPPPYVYSSPPPPYYSPAPKVAYKSPPPPYVYSSPPPPYYSPAPKVAYKSPPPPYVYSSPPPPYYSPAPKVAYKSPPPPYVYSSPPPPYYSPAPKVAYKSPPPPYVYSSPPPPYYSPAPKVAYKSPPPPYVYSSPPPPYYSPAPKVAYKSPPPPYVYSSPPPPYYSPAPKVAYKSPPPPYVYSSPPPPYYSPAPKVAYKSPPPPYVYSSPPPPYYSPAPKVAYKSPPPPYVYSSPPPPYYSPAPKVAYKSPPPPYVYSSPPPPYYSPAPKVAYKSPPPPYVYSSPPPPYYSPAPKVAYKSPPPPYVYSSPPPPYYSPAPKVAYKSPPPPYVYSSPPPPYYSPAPKVAYKSPPPPYVYSSPPPPYYSPAPKVAYKSPPPPYVYSSPPPPYYSPAPKVAYKSPPPPYVYSSPPPPYYSPAPKVAYKSPPPPYVYSSPPPPYYSPAPKVAYKSPPPPYVYSSPPPPYYSPAPKVAYKSPPPPYVYSSPPPPYYSPAPKVAYKSPPPPYVYSSPPPPYYSPAPKVAYKSPPPPYVYSSPPPPYYSPAPKVAYTSPPHPHVCVCPPPPPCYYSPAPKVTYKSPPPPYVYISPPPPYYSPAPKVAYKSPPPPSYYSPSPKVEYKSPPLPYVYQSPPPPSYSPSPKVEYTSPPPPSYY from the exons ATGGTATCTTCTTCCGGGATGGGGCGCTCAGCCCATCTCGTATATGCTCTTGGTTTTGCTATCATGGCAACAATGGTTGCTGCTTCATATGAGCCCTACGTGTATAGCTCTCCCCCACCACCAGTGTACAATACTCCTGCACCAAAGGTCGATTATAAGTCTCCCCCACCTCCATACGTGTATAGTTCCCCACCACCTCCACCAACATATTCACCATCgcctaag GTAGCATACAAatccccaccaccaccgtatGTCTACAGttcgccaccaccaccatactactcaccAGCTCCTAAGGTCGCAtacaaatctccaccaccaccgtacgtctacagttccccaccaccaccatactactctccagcccctaaggtcgcatacaaatctccaccaccaccgtacgtctacagttccccaccaccaccatactactctccagcccctaaggtcgcatacaaatctccaccaccaccgtacgtctacagttccccaccaccaccatactactctccagcccctaaggtcgcatacaaatctccaccaccaccgtacgtctacagttccccaccaccaccatactactctccagcccctaaggtcgcatacaaatctccaccaccaccgtacgtctacagttccccaccaccaccatactactctccagcccctaaggtcgcatacaaatctccaccaccaccgtacgtctacagttccccaccaccaccatactactctccagcccctaaggtcgcatacaaatctccaccaccaccgtacgtctacagttccccaccaccaccatactactctccagcccctaaggtcgcatacaaatctccaccaccaccgtacgtctacagttccccaccaccaccatactactctccagcccctaaggtcgcatacaaatctccaccaccaccgtacgtctacagttccccaccaccaccatactactctccagcccctaaggtcgcatacaaatctccaccaccaccgtacgtctacagttccccaccaccaccatactactctccagcccctaaggtcgcatacaaatctccaccaccaccgtacgtctacagttccccaccaccaccatactactctccagcccctaaggtcgcatacaaatctccaccaccaccgtacgtctacagttccccaccaccaccatactactctccagcccctaaggtcgcatacaaatctccaccaccaccgtacgtctacagttccccaccaccaccatactactctccagcccctaaggtcgcatacaaatctccaccaccaccgtacgtctacagttccccaccaccaccatactactctccagcccctaaggtcgcatacaaatctccaccaccaccgtacgtctacagttccccaccaccaccatactactctccagcccctaaggtcgcatacaaatctccaccaccaccgtacgtctacagttccccaccaccaccatactactctccagcccctaaggtcgcatacaaatctccaccaccaccgtacgtctacagttccccaccaccaccatactactctccagcccctaaggtcgcatacaaatctccaccaccaccgtacgtctacagttccccaccaccaccatactactctccagcccctaaggtcgcatacaaatctccaccaccaccgtacgtctacagttccccaccaccaccatactactctccagcccctaaggtcgcatacaaatctccaccaccaccgtacgtctacagttccccaccaccaccatactactctccagcccctaaggtcgcatacaaatctccaccaccaccgtacgtctacagctccccaccaccaccatactactctccagcccCTAAGGTCGCATACACATCCCCACCACACCCACATGTATGTGTTtgtccaccacctcctccatgCTATTACTCACCTGCTCCTAAGGTCACATACAaatccccaccaccaccatacgtATACatctccccaccaccaccatactactctccagctcCTAAGGTCGCAtacaaatctccaccaccaccgt CGTATTACTCTCCATCTCCAAAGGTTGAGTACAAATCTCCTCCACTTCCGTATGTCTACCAATCTCCCCCACCTCCATCATACTCTCCTTCTCCAAAGGTTGAATACACTTCCCCTCCCCCACCATCATATTACTAA
- the LOC104741070 gene encoding extensin-2-like isoform X4 gives MVSSSGMGRSAHLVYALGFAIMATMVAASYEPYVYSSPPPPVYNTPAPKVDYKSPPPPYVYSSPPPPPTYSPSPKVDYKSPPPPYIYSSPPPPPYVYSSPPPPPYYSPSPKVDYKSPPPPYVYNSPPPPYYSPSPKVNYKSPPPPYVYSSPPPTYYSPSPKVEYKSPPPPYVYSSPPPPYYSPAPKVAYKSPPPPYVYSSPPPPYYSPAPKVAYKSPPPPYVYSSPPPPYYSPAPKVAYKSPPPPYVYSSPPPPYYSPAPKVAYKSPPPPYVYSSPPPPYYSPAPKVAYKSPPPPYVYSSPPPPYYSPAPKVAYKSPPPPYVYSSPPPPYYSPAPKVAYKSPPPPYVYSSPPPPYYSPAPKVAYKSPPPPYVYSSPPPPYYSPAPKVAYKSPPPPYVYSSPPPPYYSPAPKVAYKSPPPPYVYSSPPPPYYSPAPKVAYKSPPPPYVYSSPPPPYYSPAPKVAYKSPPPPYVYSSPPPPYYSPAPKVAYKSPPPPYVYSSPPPPYYSPAPKVAYKSPPPPYVYSSPPPPYYSPAPKVAYKSPPPPYVYSSPPPPYYSPAPKVAYKSPPPPYVYSSPPPPYYSPAPKVAYKSPPPPYVYSSPPPPYYSPAPKVAYKSPPPPYVYSSPPPPYYSPAPKVAYKSPPPPYVYSSPPPPYYSPAPKVAYKSPPPPYVYSSPPPPYYSPAPKVAYKSPPPPYVYSSPPPPYYSPAPKVVYKSPPPPYVYSSPPPPYYSPAPKVAYKSPPPPYVYSSPPPPYYSPAPKVSYKSPPPPYIYSSPPPPYYSPAPKVAYKSPPPPYVYSSPPPPYYSPAPKIEYKSPPPPYIYSSPPPPYYSPAPKVEYKSPPPPYVYNSPPPPAYYSPSPKVEYKSPPLPYVYQSPPPPSYSPSPKVEYTSPPPPSYY, from the exons ATGGTATCTTCTTCCGGGATGGGGCGCTCAGCCCATCTCGTATATGCTCTTGGTTTTGCTATCATGGCAACAATGGTTGCTGCTTCATATGAGCCCTACGTGTATAGCTCTCCCCCACCACCAGTGTACAATACTCCTGCACCAAAGGTCGATTATAAGTCTCCCCCACCTCCATACGTGTATAGTTCCCCACCACCTCCACCAACATATTCACCATCgcctaaggtagactacaagtctccaccaccgccatacatttacagttctccaccaccacctccttatGTCTAtagttctccaccaccaccaccatactactcaccGTCACCTAAAGTAGATTACAAATCTCCACCACCCCCATATGTTTATAACTCACCACCCCCACCATACTACTCACCCTCACCTAAAGTAAATtacaaatctccaccaccaccatacgtctacagctccccaccCCCAACATACTACTCACCCTCACCTAAAGTAGAAtacaaatctccaccaccaccgtacgtctacagttccccaccaccaccatactactcaccAGCTCCTAAGGTCGCAtacaaatctccaccaccaccgtacgtctacagttccccaccaccaccatactactcaccAGCTCCTAAGGTAGCATACAAatccccaccaccaccgtatGTCTACAGttcgccaccaccaccatactactcaccAGCTCCTAAGGTCGCAtacaaatctccaccaccaccgtacgtctacagttccccaccaccaccatactactctccagcccctaaggtcgcatacaaatctccaccaccaccgtacgtctacagttccccaccaccaccatactactctccagcccctaaggtcgcatacaaatctccaccaccaccgtacgtctacagttccccaccaccaccatactactctccagcccctaaggtcgcatacaaatctccaccaccaccgtacgtctacagttccccaccaccaccatactactctccagcccctaaggtcgcatacaaatctccaccaccaccgtacgtctacagttccccaccaccaccatactactctccagcccctaaggtcgcatacaaatctccaccaccaccgtacgtctacagttccccaccaccaccatactactctccagcccctaaggtcgcatacaaatctccaccaccaccgtacgtctacagttccccaccaccaccatactactctccagcccctaaggtcgcatacaaatctccaccaccaccgtacgtctacagttccccaccaccaccatactactctccagcccctaaggtcgcatacaaatctccaccaccaccgtacgtctacagttccccaccaccaccatactactctccagcccctaaggtcgcatacaaatctccaccaccaccgtacgtctacagttccccaccaccaccatactactctccagcccctaaggtcgcatacaaatctccaccaccaccgtacgtctacagttccccaccaccaccatactactctccagcccctaaggtcgcatacaaatctccaccaccaccgtacgtctacagttccccaccaccaccatactactctccagcccctaaggtcgcatacaaatctccaccaccaccgtacgtctacagttccccaccaccaccatactactctccagcccctaaggtcgcatacaaatctccaccaccaccgtacgtctacagttccccaccaccaccatactactctccagcccctaaggtcgcatacaaatctccaccaccaccgtacgtctacagttccccaccaccaccatactactctccagcccctaaggtcgcatacaaatctccaccaccaccgtacgtctacagttccccaccaccaccatactactctccagcccctaaggtcgcatacaaatctccaccaccaccgtacgtctacagttccccaccaccaccatactactctccagcccctaag GTCGCAtacaaatctccaccaccaccgtacgtcTACAGCTCGCCACCACCACCTTACTACTCTCCAGCCCCTAAGGTCGCATACAAatccccaccaccaccgtacgtctacagctcgccaccaccaccatactactctccagcccCTAAGGTCGTATACAaatccccaccaccaccatacgtctacagctcgccaccaccaccatactactctccagcccCTAAGGTCGCATACAAatccccaccaccaccgtacgtctacagctcgccaccaccaccatactactctccagcccCTAAGGTCTCATACAAatccccaccaccaccgtacatctacagttctccaccaccaccatactactcaccTGCCCCTAAGGTTGCAtacaaatctccaccaccaccgtatgtctacagctccccaccaccaccatactactctccagctcCAAAGATCGAGTACAAatccccaccaccaccgtatATCTACAGCTCCCCCCCACCACCATATTACTCTCCAGCTCCAAAAGTTGAGTACAAGTCTCCCccaccaccatatgtttacaaCTCTCCACCTCCTCCAGCGTATTACTCTCCATCTCCAAAGGTTGAGTACAAATCTCCTCCACTTCCGTATGTCTACCAATCTCCCCCACCTCCATCATACTCTCCTTCTCCAAAGGTTGAATACACTTCCCCTCCCCCACCATCATATTACTAA